The following are encoded together in the Streptococcus oralis genome:
- the comGE gene encoding competence type IV pilus minor pilin ComGE, with product MEKLNALRKLKIKAVILLEAVVALAIFASIATLLLGQIQKNRQEEAEILQKEEVLRAAKMALQTGQNQVNINGVEIQVFSSEKGLEVYHGSEKLLDLKEQ from the coding sequence ATGGAAAAATTAAACGCATTAAGGAAACTAAAAATTAAGGCAGTGATCTTACTAGAAGCAGTAGTAGCGCTAGCCATATTTGCCAGTATTGCAACCCTCCTTTTAGGACAAATTCAGAAAAATAGGCAGGAAGAGGCAGAAATCTTGCAAAAAGAGGAAGTCTTACGTGCAGCGAAGATGGCTCTGCAGACAGGGCAAAATCAAGTAAACATAAACGGAGTGGAGATTCAGGTGTTTTCTAGTGAAAAGGGATTGGAGGTCTACCATGGTTCAGAGAAGTTACTCGACCTTAAAGAGCAGTAA
- the comGF gene encoding competence type IV pilus minor pilin ComGF: MVQRSYSTLKSSKVRAFTLLESLIALIVISGGLLLFQAMSQLLISEVRYQQQSEQKEWLLFVDQLEAELERSQFEKVEGNRLYMKQDGKDISIGKSKSDDFRKTDTSGRGYQPMVYGLKSAQITEENQLVRFRFQFQKGLEREFIYRVEKTKS, translated from the coding sequence ATGGTTCAGAGAAGTTACTCGACCTTAAAGAGCAGTAAGGTAAGAGCGTTCACTCTTTTAGAATCTCTGATTGCCCTTATCGTCATTAGCGGAGGCTTGCTCCTCTTTCAGGCTATGAGTCAGCTCCTCATTTCAGAAGTTCGTTACCAGCAGCAAAGCGAGCAAAAGGAGTGGCTCTTGTTTGTGGATCAGCTGGAGGCAGAGTTAGAGCGTTCGCAGTTTGAAAAGGTAGAAGGCAATCGCCTCTACATGAAACAAGATGGTAAGGATATCTCTATAGGGAAGTCTAAATCGGATGATTTTCGAAAAACGGATACCAGCGGACGGGGCTATCAGCCGATGGTTTATGGACTCAAATCAGCTCAAATTACAGAGGAAAATCAATTGGTTCGCTTTCGTTTCCAATTTCAAAAGGGCTTAGAAAGGGAGTTCATCTATCGTGTGGAAAAAACAAAAAGTTAA
- the comGG gene encoding competence type IV pilus minor pilin ComGG, whose product MWKKQKVKAGVLLYAVTMAAIFSLLLQFYLNRQVAHHKDFALNKEKLIAFAMAKRSEDKAEQESGERVFNLGKVRYQNTKTGFATSVRMNKGNYEFLFPTMKTQEKKTAKKEEVATDSSNQAEKKKSEEKSEKKDNS is encoded by the coding sequence GTGTGGAAAAAACAAAAAGTTAAGGCAGGCGTTCTTTTATATGCAGTCACCATGGCAGCCATCTTTAGTCTGTTGTTGCAGTTTTATTTAAATCGGCAAGTCGCCCATCACAAAGACTTTGCCCTAAACAAAGAAAAGTTGATCGCTTTTGCCATGGCCAAGCGAAGTGAGGATAAGGCTGAGCAAGAAAGTGGAGAACGAGTCTTTAACTTAGGAAAAGTCAGATATCAAAATACGAAAACAGGTTTTGCAACAAGTGTTCGTATGAATAAGGGCAACTATGAATTTCTCTTTCCTACGATGAAAACCCAAGAAAAGAAAACAGCTAAAAAGGAAGAGGTAGCGACTGATTCAAGCAATCAAGCAGAGAAGAAAAAATCAGAAGAGAAGTCTGAAAAGAAAGACAATTCCTAG